aatttagagaaataggtgcctcccgcccgctgaaagGGCGGCGGGAGGCtcaaaaaaatttccagggacctcttcgcgaataagaaaactttttttattcgcgaagaggtccctgaagcaggccttccgcccggccactgggcgggatgcctcccgcctgTTCGTGAGAAGAAGACTTCTTTTAGGGATCCAAGCGCAAAATATCCAAACCCCCCTTGGtgcatctgttatttcatgtgtgtgtgttttctggcttccaaaattcgtaacaattcacagaaaaattcaaaaatagcaaaactagttttgttagaaactagatttcaaactctataacttttgttaatggagtttagtttgaaacaaaatacttttacccctattttaaatctaagattaaggaaagtttatgcttaactttaggatttcatgctttgttgtttatgaagtttggtatgactattctataaactctaggtacctttgtgcaaagtttcaaactcaaatttgatgtaaatttaacttcttttgtcttgaatttttcaaatttgaaatgttaactaaacctaattataacccttttctaattaaaatctattgttattctctaatgtgatattatttaatatctaatatatagtcaaagttctaaaacctataaagttctaaaacctataatcttatgctcctggtccatttttgttatattttttcttagattatttgtttcagaaactatttgaaattcagaattttttcaaatataagattcattcgccatactcttatgtatgcatataaaattttaattcaattttacaaagaagattacggtatttaaaactcgtacgaagatagttaaacgataacatttgcaacgtagaatctaaatattacgatagtacaatacatgaagccatttaaaataaaataatatgataatgaacattacaaatattacaaatacatgaatccaaatattgtgtcttcagtcaatgcggcaaatattacaaatacgtatccaggtctgatagaatctcaacgcagcaaatattacatatgagcaaacaacatttaaataaaattacaactaaatgaatgtacctgataatagactttggttcatatgacaagttctgtactatcgtcccgtacatctcatttgcgatgtattgcgacgtgaggttgcgatgactcttctgcaccccaggcaaatgacaagtatgctgagtgacaatggagcattcccaataatctttccatttacccttgtaggcatgcacccgccatggacagccatccttcacacatacTACATCgcacttacgagatttgcactcgactgtcttaaactctcacataagagagagagaccagcacttaacagcttccttcacctcttcaattgagtggtaccttgcaCCCTGAATAATTTCATTCTtcctgcaatccgaaggccagctacatccgtcatctacgacaagatgactgaagtcgctgcttacccaatcttgaggcacatcatcgtcatcatcagacgaatcggcattcattgcttcatccaattcacgttcttcgtcttgcagctgttcaacaataaagggtatgttctccccctcatcagccacgcattgaggtgctgcggtgccacctgcctcaatgtttgcctcctcgacttcttcatcaatattttcatccaccggagcagcttcaatgtttatcaaagggttttggtgcacactgacaaggagtaccagtggccactgccaatgacttgcattttgcagataagttaaccagtcctcgttgcttgcaagtggcataagctcccagatcaaagcgtgagtggtacgatttatgacgcattgaacactcacagtgtgtgtctcctgattaatccttaatcccctcattaaccagttgcatagggattcaaatgtcctcttgtgcggtctggtaattcctctgaccgcacagttgaattcacttaaatctaccccattcggcccataaatcacattttcttctccgtaatatatactgaaaatacccttctcggaagacatatctgtcaatcattaataaactagttatactacatattaatacacaacgaacgacgatcctaaatttcagcgactctcagattatattttacagattctaaactattcagattataaattatactaaaacaaatgaaaatactaaaaactattcaaaacataactactctaagaaatatttcctaaattatagttattttcaagtacttatatggctagaatgagaatatacctcaaaatcgacgtgtggacagggcttcgccgcttcctcttctctcttcctctcctctctttctcttttttctgatttttgctggataaaatggcatttttggggcaggttggggcttatatagccggtggggggacctcccgcccgaccaaagggcgggatgcccctcagcACAACATCCtgccctttggttgggcgggatgccctcccagggacctcttcgcgaagaaattatttgcgaagaggccctcgggggaCATTCCGCCCActgggtgggcgggatgtccccggccccacgcgtcccgcccgttcagcgggcgggaggctcccatttctctaaattttcccaactggcacccctttttcaaattttagttttttttaatcctttttttaaaaaaagtctgTTTTCCGCGGTGAGGTTTGGGGTTTGGATGGGCCGTGGCTCAGAAGTATGGCCCGGTACCATTGTTTTTTTCTCATAAAAAAAGGACCACCTTTTACACTAACTGTTTGATTCCTTTTCTAACTTCGAGGCCGAGGTGATTTGCACCAAACAGTATATGCATTTGATCAATGTTAGAGGAAATTTAATTTATGTTATTTTACTACTGCAGTTACCACAAAGCCACTGACACAATTACGGGTCATTTCAGAAACAGTTATCATTTGAGAAACAAATTGATTTGTTTAGAATTCTGGTAATGCTCACGCTAAATTTCTATTCCCTTAAATCTAAATTACGGGTCATTTTGCCTTTACATAGCATATGTCCAGGTGAACAGCAAAAGGGTATGATAACGACCAACAGTTTAAGATGGAAGGAATAAATTACAATCACAACTTGATTTTGTGCATTGTTTAATCTCTCGCGCTCCTTTTACACCACAATATCCTATAAGAACTTGAGGGAAAATATTGCTTTCCTTCCCATACAGAAATTCCATAGAGATTTTATAGGACTATTTTCCGTACTGCAAAGTTCACGTGACTCACGAGCCCTGCAAAAATGTTATTTTGGTTGCAAAGGCACTTAGCTTGATGGTTATAAAAAGTATTCTGAATTTGATTTATAGTAGGAgcgaatatatatatatattctgaATTTAATCGTTCCCATCGACAGCGTGTGTCTATAGTGATATTTTTAATCTCGATGTTTGCCGGCTCAATCTTCAAATATGCTTATACAAGATTTATAGATAAAATCTAGGTTTGTACGTTCATAGAAGTGAGTATGCGTGCGTTGCGAGTACCTGACTtataataaaaaaattatattcCTTTTTATTTGGTCGTTGGTGACAAGATAGAAAAATAAAAGCCTGAAAACCCTGTACCCTGTGAACATATTTTAGTAGCGTTTTTTCCATTCCAACGGCAACAAGctagagagagagggaggagttTCCCTAGAGAGAGACAGAGGGCGATGTGATCATCAGCGGCGGGGGAAATAGCACGGGCAAGCCACGGCGAGGCGGCAatgagcagcgccaccgccgACAGCTACCCGGAGAGCGTCGGCTCCTGCCGCCCTCCGTCCCCACTGACTCCGACTCCCactcccccggcgccgccggcccaTCGCGGCGCCTCCGTGAGGCGGCAGCTGGATTTcgccgatgccgatgccgacGCCGGCGCCATCGCGGGTGGCGACCTGAATGTCGACGAATTCTTCCTCAGCGCCATGGACGACATTGAGCGGGGCTACAGCGAGGCCAAGCGACGGGCTCCGCCGTGCGTCTGCCGGCGAGGCGAGTGCGCGGTGTGGCAGGACGAGCAGAGCGGCCGGTGGATGTATGTCTGCTCGGCGCAGCCGGTGAGCCTCCCCACTCCATCCGAAAGTTCCTTTTTTCCCTTGATTTTTGCTCCATTGGGGGAAAGATGGTTCCTGAGACTGCTTTGGGTGGGGAATTTCAGTCCGTGGGGAGGGTACTGTTTAGATGGGGGAAATCTAGATTCTTGAAATTGGTGGTGAAATATGTTCGGAAATTGCGGCTTGTCTGGGCCTAATTTGGCAGTCATATGTCACTTTCGGCCAGTTGGGCGGAAATTGGTGGTGCAGGTTCCCCAGTTGCCAGCAAAGAGAGATCCGATTTTCAGTTTGCTGCGAATTTATCTTTATCCATCCATCGCTGGTCCGGTTTTCCTACGAATTTTCTTTGGAGAAAAATCAGATGGCCTTGATCAGcaagtttgttaagtgtaagtTGTACACCTTGGATATAGTAGTTATTTTTATCTATGCAGATTATAGCAACCCTTTTTAAGACCAAAGCTATTACTAAGTTTAGCAAAGGTTCTGTGGGTTTCACCAGCTAGCTGTGTGTCACTTCAATATGGAGGAAGTTCTTATTATGTCTTCTATTATTACAAGTTTGCAGGAGGGTATGAACATCACATTGTTCATGCTTCTGGCTCAAAAACTAGATCTCGTTTTTTCACCAATTCATGTCTATTGTATAGTGGCCAAATTGGTGACACTGGATGCCGTAGTTATCCAGCCTAGTCTAATTTTAAACTACCATACACTTCTTAAACTCCTTAATGCCTCTCCTGTGCCAGTGCCCTTATGACTAATGTTATTCTCAGAATGTTGAGAATTTCTTACCTTCTCCTGTGGATGCACAATTTTTGTGTCCCTGTTGCTCAGCGCAGAGATTTTTAATGGGCATAGAAGTAACTTAGTTCTCTTTGTGTTCTATTTCCTCAACTTCTGCAACTTATTAACAATGATCACAAGATGACTATGTGGTACTACTAAATTTCTGTGATTGGTACCACATCTCAATCATTTGCCTCCAGAACAAAATCTTATTTTACTGACATGAGCAAATATCCCTGTATCTTGCAATACATTGTATTAGTATACAACAAATTAGGTAGTGTCCATGTCTCTTCCTGCAATCCTACATCAAACAAAAATGTCACTTTTGCACTCCTAACATGACAAATAAGAGGAGCTCTTCATGTGTATGTTTTGGAGATATTTCAGGCTTTTAGCATGTGTAAGAACCAATATAATGATGCCTGTGCAAGTTTTCTCTTTATTAGATAACTGTGGCCTCAGGTGCCAccctgttttttttttcctttttatgCTTGACAAGTGAACAATAACTCATCATAATAATTTCGTGGACCACATTCGAGAAAAACATGTGGCACTGTTGTCGGAATCTTAGACCATTAACTATTTATGGTAATGTATCCATCACCCAACCATATGCGCTTTTAGGCACATAATGTAGAAGGTGATAGAGCAGTAATGTCATGTTGCAACCGTGATATATGGTTATTGTTTATGTGAATGTACAACCAAAATGATGTCAACTGTTTCTTTTTAGACtcgaggacttgtttgtaagtTCTCTTTTTATCCCCAACCTGCTGTTATGTTCATTACAAATCAATCTCTTGAAACCTTAGCTGCAATCTGCTTCTCTGATGTCTAAATATCAATATCATAATGCCAGTTTCTCAAAACTCATATTTATAGCTTCAAGTTTGATCACATAACCATTCCTCACATTTTCCATCATATGCCCTCACACATATCTTTCAGAAAACACAATCATAACCCCTAGTTCTCTAAGATGGCAAGATATAATAGCTTAATGTTGATGTTTCTAAACACGATCACCTTTTGTTTGCATTATTATTGTTTTCTGAAGCTGCAGGCTTATTCTTTATGCATGAAAATTTGTACAAGTTCATTCCATTGTTTAGAAATGTTCCAATTTGAATCCCACTGTATTTACTTTTGCTTTAATCTTCTAAGAATTGAGTTTTATTCTTCAGTTATGCGTTGTCTTTCAAGTAACGTGTAAAGTATTTTGACTCATAAATATTCATGTTCATTTATATAACTACACTACCTTTTATGTATATAGTTGACAAGGTGTTTACCTTGTTGAACATGACTTTTCAGAAATGTAAATATGTTGTTCTATGTGAAGAAGTTGGTCTTAGTCCTGAATCACAACCTGCTGTTAGGAGCAATCCTAAACCAAGCAATCCTTATGTGCTGACCACTCCAAGCAGTCATGTGCCTGAACCTGCAACACCAATTAATATTGTTAATCTCCGAGGTGCCGGTGCTACAACTCCAGCTAATGTCAACCCCCAGGCTCCACTTAATTCCACTTTCCAAGGTGCTGGCACTACAACTCCAGTTCATGTTAGTGCACAAGGTGCAGGCTCTGCAGCTGTGGTTAAAGTTAGCCCCCAAGGGGCTAGATCCAAAGATGCATGGCCAACCTGCAAGTGTACAGCAGGGAAATGTAAAGTATTGAGAGTGGACGGTGAAGACTACTATGTATGTCCTATACCCAAGGTAATGTTTCCTATGGTAAATACTAAATAGTGTTCTGTTTTCTTGTTTCtcttcaaatgctttagtgtgcCTTGATATTACTATTTAATAGTTAGTCGGTTATAGTTTTCCTTTATTATTAACTAGATATTTGAGCTCCTGAGATTGTATAATACTACCTCCACCCGAGAAAACATGACATTCAGAACATCTTGTGCTTCGTTTATTGGCCTGCACCCTCGAGTCAGGGTGTCATGTTTATCCAACCAGGGGAAGTGTCATacattttctctttttctttggGCACTAGTCCCAAGAAAAGTAGTCAAATAAATCATGAGAAAAGGCTTCACATGGTTCCCTGTTTTGTGGCAATTCGAACTTTGAAGTAACATGTACTGCTGCCTACTAGCAATATATATTTCAGTGAAGTTGCTCCTGCCATCCTACAGTTGCGTAACATGCATACCAAGCCTGCTAGCAGCCAAGTGGAAGAGAGCCTGTGAAATCCCCCACCCACTCGGATTTCAGGCCTAGGACTTGCTTGGGTCATTGGGTGCCCATCCGATTCAGTGTTTGCAAGACATCCTAttcatttccttttttttaACAGAAAAAAAACATATGTTTTCCTTAGGAATGCTGGAATATTAGGCTTAATTTTCTATTTATCAACACTGAATACTAAGATTTGTGCATTTTTATATTATTCAACTAGATTCTACTGACAAAACTTAAGTGGGCCTGCGAGTTTAGGGCAGTTAGGGCATAGATGCTAGCAAATTAGCAATATAGCATCAAGAAAACAACTTACAAAATACAAATTTCCAACGTCTTTCTCCGAAATAAACCTTGGATGTATTGTCAGATAACTTTTATTGAAATCATCTGTTTGTGCCTTGTTCAATTGTTTAGGAAGTGTTGATTTGTTAAGATAACCATTCAAAATCACAGTTGTAGGTACTTTTAGCCTTTCTAGAAACTAGTTGTAACTTGATGTTAGGCTAACAA
Above is a genomic segment from Panicum hallii strain FIL2 chromosome 8, PHallii_v3.1, whole genome shotgun sequence containing:
- the LOC112903499 gene encoding uncharacterized protein LOC112903499, with the translated sequence MSSATADSYPESVGSCRPPSPLTPTPTPPAPPAHRGASVRRQLDFADADADAGAIAGGDLNVDEFFLSAMDDIERGYSEAKRRAPPCVCRRGECAVWQDEQSGRWMYVCSAQPKCKYVVLCEEVGLSPESQPAVRSNPKPSNPYVLTTPSSHVPEPATPINIVNLRGAGATTPANVNPQAPLNSTFQGAGTTTPVHVSAQGAGSAAVVKVSPQGARSKDAWPTCKCTAGKCKVLRVDGEDYYVCPIPKGQGACNHKVPVHAHAVANDLLQTGDDNRRGDKDLKDKPAEKEAHGNNHLVQLGDNNANGTVNPTHADDNEWLFDVINEEIVPTAEATPRAEVHQGSPSMLRQPIATETPTKSPAPPYSTRSPMTPRSNDICFRCREKGHYMRDCPKPSPTPRTGCFHCGMDGHWVRDCPQLRGS